AACGCGAAGACGTTGAACGTGGTCAAGTTCTTGCAAAACCAGGTTCAATCACACCACACACAAAATTCAAAGCAGAAGCTTATATTTTGACCAAAGAAGAAGGTGGACGTCACACACCATTCTTTACAAACTATCGTCCACAGTTCTACTTCAGAACAACAGACGTAACCGGTATGGTTCACTTGCCAGCAGGCGTTGAAATGGTTATGCCTGGCGATAATATCGCAATGGAAGTTGAATTGATTGCTCCAATTGCTATGACTGAAGGTCTTCGTTTCGCGATTCGCGAAGGTGGACGTACAGTTGGTGCAGGTGTTGTCGCTTCAATCGTGGCGTAAGGATAATTTTCTCAGCGTCATTGCGAGGAAGCCGAAGGCTGACGTGGCAATCTCACTCAATACAATAGATCGCCACGTCACTACGCTCCTTCCCCCTTCGCCAAGGCTTCGGAGCGACAGGCGCGATGACGGTTATCACTTCTGATACTTAAATAAAACCGCTACAGGATTTGCGTCTTGCAGCGGTTTTTATTGTGACGAGTCTATAAGCCAAAGTTATATAACATAAACGTCATATTCTTGCTTATTATCTCTATTAAACCCTTGAATCCATTCATACT
Above is a genomic segment from Alphaproteobacteria bacterium containing:
- the tuf gene encoding elongation factor Tu (EF-Tu; promotes GTP-dependent binding of aminoacyl-tRNA to the A-site of ribosomes during protein biosynthesis; when the tRNA anticodon matches the mRNA codon, GTP hydrolysis results; the inactive EF-Tu-GDP leaves the ribosome and release of GDP is promoted by elongation factor Ts; many prokaryotes have two copies of the gene encoding EF-Tu) is translated as GIRPTQKTVVTGVEMFRKLLDQGEAGDNIGALLRGTKREDVERGQVLAKPGSITPHTKFKAEAYILTKEEGGRHTPFFTNYRPQFYFRTTDVTGMVHLPAGVEMVMPGDNIAMEVELIAPIAMTEGLRFAIREGGRTVGAGVVASIVA